One Siniperca chuatsi isolate FFG_IHB_CAS linkage group LG8, ASM2008510v1, whole genome shotgun sequence DNA segment encodes these proteins:
- the LOC122880762 gene encoding uncharacterized protein LOC122880762 → MRLRSRPNVGLCHADKLSDEDVAFNFTKMYKNATKVDQDKILLRLSTINKCSRVRVSADVKKKAREVTVKYCLLSCAPPHHKIPVCKATFLSVLGVSKDRVSRVVKYFSQHGEARPECRGGTRNVDEKMENRQAVVQHVSSFMCKASHYARRGAPGRKYLPSDMSVTKMHRLFQEQNHRDISYSLYYNVFCTSFNLGFGHPAKDCCATCMSSRLRMKDPHLTEEERKAEIVSVMLHRRRARVFYTLLNAVEDTVTVCFDMMQNLSLPKSPIGQTYYSRQLYMYVFGVVVHHGERSLQALSDCHLYVWLENQNRKDSNMTASALDHCLRTSLAEDVQQAGHLRLFSDSCYGQNKNSTMVGMLSSLRSTIFKDVKMECFFPVRGHSFLPVDRVFGRIEQDIRKQDTILLPDKYTNILKKHGSVYVYGKDWESFDHKAAAKALIQSTRSYKISEARVLEIDGKGLGMRTTFSGPTYQHTLLKRGNNWGQHKADPLPMMTTVKAVKKKDIISLLKAIGAPANVEAFYNHALAVTSDVHRGKE, encoded by the exons ATGCGACTGCGTAGTAGGCCTAATGTTGGTCTGTGTCATGCCGACAAACTGTCAGATGAAGATGTAGCCTTCAACttcacaaaaatgtataaaaacgcTACAAAAGTGGACCAGGATAAAATACTCCTGCGTCTGTcaacaataaacaaatgcagcagggTACGAGTCTCCGCTGATGTCAAGAAGAAAGCCAGGGAGGTTACAGTGAAATACTGCCTTTTGTCCTGCGCTCCTCCCCATCACAAGATACCTGTCTGCAAGGCTACATTTCTAAGTGTCCTTg GTGTTAGTAAAGACAGAGTCTCCAGAGTGGTGAAATACTTCAGTCAACATGGTGAAGCCAGACCAGAGTGCAGGGGTGGAACCAGAAATGTTGATGAGAAGATGGAGAACAGGCAGGCAGTAGTTCAGCATGTGTCCTCATTCATGTGCAAGGCCAGCCACTACGCTCGTCGTGGTGCACCTGGACGGAAGTACCTCCCAAGTGACATGTCAGTAACCAAAATGCACCGGCTGTTCCAGGAGCAGAACCACAGGGACATCAGCTACTCCCTGTATTACAATGTTTTCTGCACCTCATTCAACTTGGGATTTGGGCATCCAGCAAAGGACTGCTGTGCCACCTGTATGAGCTCGAGACTCCGTATGAAAGATCCTCACCTTactgaggaagagaggaaggcaGAGATCGTGTCTGTCATGCTCCACCGACGCAGAGCCCGGGTGTTCTACACATTGCTAAATGCAGTGGAGGACACAGTTACTGTCTGCTTTGACATGATGCAGAACCTCTCTCTGCCCAAGTCTCCCATTGGCCAGACCTACTACTCTAGGCAGCtttacatgtatgtgtttggtGTTGTGGTCCACCATGGAGAGAGGAGTCTGCAGGCACTGAGTGACTGTCATCTCTACGTGTGGCTTGAAAATCAAAATAGAAAAGACAGCAACATGACCGCCTCTGCCCTGGACCACTGCCTGAGAACCAGTCTAGCCGAAGATGTCCAACAGGCTGGCCATTTGAGGCTCTTCAGCGATTCCTGCTATGGACAGAACAAGAACAGTACAATGGTGGGAATGCTGTCCAGCCTACGAAGCACTATCTTTAAAGATGTGAAAATGGAGTGCTTCTTCCCTGTCCGTGGCCATAGTTTTCTCCCTGTTGACAGAGTTTTTGGAAGAATTGAGCAGGATATTCGTAAGCAGGACACCATCCTCCTGCCAGACAAATACACCAACATCCTGAAGAAGCATggctctgtgtatgtgtacgGGAAGGACTGGGAGAGCTTTGACCACAAAGCTGCAGCCAAGGCTCTCATACAGTCCACGCGGTCTTACAAGATCAGCGAAGCCCGGGTGCTGGAGATCGATGGCAAAGGGTTGGGGATGAGAACCACCTTCAGCGGTCCCACCTACCAGCACACTCTCCTGAAGAGAGGCAACAACTGGGGCCAGCATAAAGCAGATCCCCTGCCCATGATGACCACAGTGAAGGCTGTGAAGAAGAAGGACATCATCAGCCTGCTTAAAGCCATTGGTGCCCCAGCAAACGTCGAGGCCTTCTACAATCACGCTTTGGCTGTGACCAGTGATGTCCACAGGGGGAAAGAGTAG
- the LOC122880605 gene encoding ubiquitin carboxyl-terminal hydrolase 37-like, protein MRRFMDVVWSHRSVDSCHKLQALDMFKRALSVQAPEFRDNYQKDAHEFLMTVLDQMRSLSPLLQEVAASLGKSYRCPVEDHLVFKMQNTRTCKGCGVRFTQVENFTILSLNLVPGDSVQELLQESLMETDLEFRCDCGANTSSQQSTFATLPKVLILHLKRFRYTPLLQLEKLSDPVDLFRELLVTSSQADGWYSLVSVISHLGTEGNRGHYVSNGVHPDAELDDPDDRWLNYNDSNVTETTGASVCSLRQQTAYILFYQRRM, encoded by the exons ATGAG AAGATTCATGGACGTAGTGTGGAGTCACCGCTCCGTCGACTCCTGCCACAAACTCCAGGCCCTCGATATGTTCAAGAGGGCCCTCTCAGTCCAGGCTCCTGAGTTTCGGGACAACTACCAGAAA gacgCTCACGAGTTCCTGATGACGGTCCTGGATCAGATGAGGAGTTTGTCCCCTCTGCTGCAGGAGGTCGCCGCCAGCTTAGGAAAAAGCTACAGATGCCCCGTCGAGGACCACCTGGTGTTCAAGATGCAGAACACCAGGACCTGCAAGGg CTGTGGAGTCCGGTTTACACAAGTGGAGAACTTCACCATCCTGTCTCTCAACCTGGTGCCGGGAGATTCAGTCCAGGAACTGCTCCAGGAGTCCCTGATG GAGACGGACTTGGAATTCAGGTGTGACTGCGGTGCCAACACATCCAGCCAGCAGTCCACCTTTGCGACCCTGCCCAA AGTGCTGATACTGCATCTGAAGCGTTTTCGCTACACTCCGCTCCTGCAGCTGGAGAAGCTGAGCGACCCAGTTGACCTCTTCAGGGAGCTGCTGGTGACCTCCAGCCAG GCTGATGGTTGGTACAGTCTGGTGAGTGTCATCAGCCATCTAGGCACCGAAGGGAACAGAG GACACTACGTGAGTAACGGGGTGCACCCAGATGCAGAGCTGGATGACCCCGATGACCGCTGGCTCAACTACAACGATTCAAATGTCACAGAGACAACCGGGGCGTCCGTCTGCAGTCTGCGTCAGCAAACCGCCTACATCCTTTTCTACCAAAGACGG ATGTAG